In Xiphophorus maculatus strain JP 163 A chromosome 18, X_maculatus-5.0-male, whole genome shotgun sequence, a single genomic region encodes these proteins:
- the sirt2 gene encoding NAD-dependent protein deacetylase sirtuin-2 isoform X2 translates to MSEPSEFPKKEEEGEEATAEPEDQSDTSSEDEAAGEAEMDVLRGLFANALGLGSSEKVLDELSLESVARYINSGKCKNIICMVGAGISTSAGIPDFRSPETGLYANLQKYNLPYPEAIFQIDYFKNHPEPFFALARELYPGQFKPTICHYFIKMLKDKGVLRRCYTQNIDTLERVAGIKGDDLIEAHGTFYTSHCVKLLCKKEYDLDWMKEKIFSDEIPKCEKCNSLVKPDIVFFGESLPTRFFTTMKMDFPLCDLLIVMGTSLQVQPFASLIGRVSKSCPRLLINMEKTGQADPILGLLGFGGGMDFDSENAYRDVAQISTCDDGCLALADLLGWKAELEELVKNEHARIDSEDKQENPGGSEGAAAKGAAAKGAAAKGAAAKGAAAKGAPASAEPKSKAEE, encoded by the exons ATGTCTGAACCATCAG AGTTccccaaaaaagaagaagaaggggaggAGGCCACCGCTGAACCCGAG gatCAATCAGACACCAGCAGTGAGGACGAAGCTGCAGGAGAAGCAGAGA TGGACGTCTTGCGCGGCCTTTTCGCCAATGCGCTGGGGTTGGGCTCTTCAGAGAAAGTTCTGGATGAGTTGTCTCTGGAGAGCGTGGCGCGCTACATAAACAGCGGCAAAt GTAAAAACATCATTTGCATGGTTGGAGCAGGAATATCAACAT CTGCTGGGATCCCTGATTTCCGCTCTCCAGAAACCGGTCTCTATGCAAACCTGCAAAAGTACAACCTGCCTTACCCGGAGGCCATCTTCCAGATCGATTACTTTAAG AATCATCCAGAACCATTCTTTGCTTTGGCCAGGGAGCTGTACCCAGGACAGTTTAAG CCCACAATCTGCCACTACTTCATAAAGATGTTGAAGGACAAGGGGGTTCTGAGACGATGCTACACGCAG AACATCGACACCCTGGAGCGAGTCGCAGGGATAAAAGGAGACGATCTGATCGAAGCACATGGAACGTTCTACACCTCTCACTGTGTCAAATTGCTCTGCAAAAAGGAGTACGACCTGGACTGGATGAAAG aaaaaatcTTCTCTGACGAGATtccaaagtgtgaaaaatgcaACAGTTTGGTCAAACCAG ATATAGTATTTTTTGGAGAGAGCCTGCCAACCCGTTTCTTCACTACCATGAAGATG GATTTTCCTCTATGCGATCTCCTCATAGTCATGGGCACATCTCTGCAGGTTCAACCGTTTGCAAGTTTAATCGGCAG ggTTTCAAAAAGTTGCCCCAGGTTGCTCATTAACATGGAGAAAACAGGACAG gCAGATCCTATTTTGGGGTTGCTTGGCTTTGGAGGAGGGATGGACTTTGACTCAGAAAATGCGTACAG AGACGTAGCTCAGATCAGTACGTGTGATGATGGCTGCTTGGCTCTCGCTGACTTGCTGGGTTGGAAG GCGGAGCTGGAAGAGCTTGTGAAGAACGAGCATGCCAGGATCGACAGTGAGGACAAGCAGGAAAATCCTGGAGGAAGCGAAGGAGCTGCAGCCAAAGGAGCTGCAGCCAAAGGCGCTGCAGCCAAAGGCGCTGCAGCCAAAGGCGCTGCAGCCAAAG GCGCTCCAGCTTCAGCTGAACCAAAATCCAAAGCAGAGGAGTGA
- the sirt2 gene encoding NAD-dependent protein deacetylase sirtuin-2 isoform X1, which translates to MSEPSEFPKKEEEGEEATAEPEDQSDTSSEDEAAGEAEMDVLRGLFANALGLGSSEKVLDELSLESVARYINSGKCKNIICMVGAGISTSAGIPDFRSPETGLYANLQKYNLPYPEAIFQIDYFKNHPEPFFALARELYPGQFKPTICHYFIKMLKDKGVLRRCYTQNIDTLERVAGIKGDDLIEAHGTFYTSHCVKLLCKKEYDLDWMKEKIFSDEIPKCEKCNSLVKPDIVFFGESLPTRFFTTMKMDFPLCDLLIVMGTSLQVQPFASLIGRVSKSCPRLLINMEKTGQADPILGLLGFGGGMDFDSENAYRDVAQISTCDDGCLALADLLGWKAELEELVKNEHARIDSEDKQENPGGSEGAAAKGAAAKGAAAKGAAAKGAAAKGAAAKGAAAKGAPASAEPKSKAEE; encoded by the exons ATGTCTGAACCATCAG AGTTccccaaaaaagaagaagaaggggaggAGGCCACCGCTGAACCCGAG gatCAATCAGACACCAGCAGTGAGGACGAAGCTGCAGGAGAAGCAGAGA TGGACGTCTTGCGCGGCCTTTTCGCCAATGCGCTGGGGTTGGGCTCTTCAGAGAAAGTTCTGGATGAGTTGTCTCTGGAGAGCGTGGCGCGCTACATAAACAGCGGCAAAt GTAAAAACATCATTTGCATGGTTGGAGCAGGAATATCAACAT CTGCTGGGATCCCTGATTTCCGCTCTCCAGAAACCGGTCTCTATGCAAACCTGCAAAAGTACAACCTGCCTTACCCGGAGGCCATCTTCCAGATCGATTACTTTAAG AATCATCCAGAACCATTCTTTGCTTTGGCCAGGGAGCTGTACCCAGGACAGTTTAAG CCCACAATCTGCCACTACTTCATAAAGATGTTGAAGGACAAGGGGGTTCTGAGACGATGCTACACGCAG AACATCGACACCCTGGAGCGAGTCGCAGGGATAAAAGGAGACGATCTGATCGAAGCACATGGAACGTTCTACACCTCTCACTGTGTCAAATTGCTCTGCAAAAAGGAGTACGACCTGGACTGGATGAAAG aaaaaatcTTCTCTGACGAGATtccaaagtgtgaaaaatgcaACAGTTTGGTCAAACCAG ATATAGTATTTTTTGGAGAGAGCCTGCCAACCCGTTTCTTCACTACCATGAAGATG GATTTTCCTCTATGCGATCTCCTCATAGTCATGGGCACATCTCTGCAGGTTCAACCGTTTGCAAGTTTAATCGGCAG ggTTTCAAAAAGTTGCCCCAGGTTGCTCATTAACATGGAGAAAACAGGACAG gCAGATCCTATTTTGGGGTTGCTTGGCTTTGGAGGAGGGATGGACTTTGACTCAGAAAATGCGTACAG AGACGTAGCTCAGATCAGTACGTGTGATGATGGCTGCTTGGCTCTCGCTGACTTGCTGGGTTGGAAG GCGGAGCTGGAAGAGCTTGTGAAGAACGAGCATGCCAGGATCGACAGTGAGGACAAGCAGGAAAATCCTGGAGGAAGCGAAGGAGCTGCAGCCAAAGGAGCTGCAGCCAAAGGCGCTGCAGCCAAAGGCGCTGCAGCCAAAGGCGCTGCAGCCAAAGGCGCTGCAGCCAAAGGCGCTGCAGCCAAAGGCGCTCCAGCTTCAGCTGAACCAAAATCCAAAGCAGAGGAGTGA